A window from Engraulis encrasicolus isolate BLACKSEA-1 chromosome 13, IST_EnEncr_1.0, whole genome shotgun sequence encodes these proteins:
- the fhip1b gene encoding FHF complex subunit HOOK-interacting protein 1B: MSWLSRLNPRAGGSRSGRNAAPSSPCTADPETCLMVFQNHWRQVSGVLEQQISGGADDLTAVRNHTDQMLCLLAEERPQEPLDQEGLLSSSVSSNTSSLSSVSSASASSTAGPILEFVVSERVLERLVEWHVRRGLDPDSQGALLKLFEMLIGQSQQSLLRHAAVLQPLLGLLAACADPQMGGCPAHLEASLVLLLNQVCVCMAREPKVLELLFQTTMTTTSLAMAPQGPTNLLIFSLLVPFIHRHGALGQQARDALLLVMATSATNQAVAQYISENSYFCPVLATGLSALYSSLPRKIEVRGDDWHALRREDWMGDSNLVLFMNSLEFCNAVVQVAHPLVRCQLLDYLHNGFLVPVMGPALHKSSVDEMIASTAYLDLFLRSVTDTSLLKTFLRFILLHRHDNDTILDTLLTRISSNSRLCMVSLSLFKTLLSLNCEDLMLQLVLRYLLPCTHVMLSQRRAVRETDIYGKSADKFLSLIPECCRISTAALGDRDDEPFWGKVLGSPTADSPAHQRPSTPSRLALFIRQQSAGSSPSPSSVADPTPSSPRVGHPSAPLSPDSPMHHHHHHHQQTSGSSDVPEGESGYLEYLRDARRGIELCSWACRDWSAPYDGEDPSPNLAPPPPPPPTSHPSLSLVPEHFALQGGGGGGSAGAPGAGGSAAGSTGPPGVPAPGPGSGEAGQKERAAVVAAARSEWSSHERDSGEWDVTITKNCISLTPRSKKRSLQRDQMPLNTAPLHLPPASSSSVSSSSSSSSSSSSSSSSSTSSSSAATAAATAMPGSAVPSSNANATPQVAPHPHPHHHQALFNGTGRGDSCTDLADAGMEVKKVKRDVDANTSTAAGGFGASDLGQNGAVQQVGALCAPEACLQLQGDCGDPHGGTGALLQQTPPRVSCQPQPAGPPLSRPAQELTNPNPSPDEGLLTTQSQAPKMLPEAPALASSSSVSSSSHPSRGLESVESLIEELLERTPVAGGGAGDSFTSSSNGQGISIEAFHQELRELEERVRERRAAQQQALEDLTTTTTSSCREMMPAACDGDPIEDEASGPLETGEAASGDAKMDSTVAGGFFSPARPMGQPAAPPYTGPFMMVLFAKLENMLQNSLYVNILLTGIVYQLACYPQPLIRSFLLNTNMVFQPSIKSLIQVLGTVKNRIEVFAAKHEDFPAMLRKARRFLLARGKLDWSDTPAGLPSLRRSDSMVKSRKPSLGDLILRHTNSPTRARHAAQMALAHVRDGGQSLHSALFRSATPSASASTLERQAEALRVKNAVYCAVVFSEFLKELAALAQEHAVALPFPRTTTTTATAAITRGSAAEE; encoded by the exons ATGAGCTGGCTGAGTCGACTGAACCCGCGGGCCGGTGGCTCCCGTTCGGGCCGGAACGCTGCCCCCTCCAGCCCCTGCACTGCCGACCCGGAGACCTGCCTCATGGTCTTCCAGAAccactggagacag GTGTCGGGCGTTTTGGAGCAGCAGATCAGTGGTGGTGCGGACGACCTGACGGCGGTGCGCAACCACACGGACCAGATGCTGTGCCTGCTGGCGGAGGAGCGCCCCCAGGAGCCCCTGGACCAGGagggcctcctctcctcctccgtctcctccaacacctcctccCTGTCCTCCGTGTCGtccgcctctgcctcctccacagCGGGCCCCATCCTGGAGTTTGTGGTGTCGGAGCGTGTTCTGGAGCGGCTGGTGGAGTGGCACGTGCGGCGCGGCCTGGACCCCGACAGCCAGGGGGCGCTGCTCAAGCTCTTCGAGATGCTGATCGGCCAGTCGCAGCAGTCGCTGCTGCGCCACGCCGCCGTGCTGCAGCCGCTGCTGGGCCTGCTGGCCGCCTGCGCCGACCCGCAGATGGGGGGATGCCCGGCCCATCTGGAGGCCAGCCTGGTGCTACTGCTAAACCAG gtgtgtgtgtgcatggcgcgGGAGCCGAAGGTGCTGGAGCTTCTCTTCCAgacgacgatgacgacgacgTCCCTGGCGATGGCCCCGCAGGGCCCCACCAACCTGCTGATCTTCTCTCTGCTGGTGCCCTTCATTCACCGGCACGGGGCGCTGGGCCAGCAGGCGCGCGACGCCCTGCTCCTGGTCATGGCCACCTCCGCCACCAACCAGGCCGTGGCCCAGTACATCAGCGAGAACTCCTACTTCTGCccg GTGCTGGCCACGGGCCTAAGCGCTCTCTACTCGTCCCTGCCGCGGAAGATCGAGGTGCGGGGCGACGACTGGCACGCTCTGCGGCGCGAGGACTGGATGGGCGATTCCAACCTGGTGCTCTTCATGAACTCGCTGGAGTTCTGCAATGCCGTGGTGCAG GTGGCCCACCCACTGGTGCGTTGCCAGCTGCTGGATTACCTTCACAACGGCTTCCTGGTGCCAGTCATGGGCCCAGCCCTCCACAAG TCCTCTGTGGATGAGATGATTGCCAGCACGGCGTACCTGGACCTCTTCCTGCGCAGCGTCACGGACACCTCGCTCCTCAAGACCTTCCTGCGCTTCATCCTGCTGCATCGCCACGACAACGACACCATCCTCGACACACTGCTCACGCGCATCAGCAGCAACTCGCGG TTGTGCATGGTGTCCCTCAGCCTCTTCAAGACGCTGCTCTCCCTCAACTGCGAGGACCTCATGCTTCAGCTCGTTCTCAG gtaCCTTCTCCCGTGCACACACGTAATGCTGAGTCAGCGGCGTGCGGTGCGGGAGACGGACATCTACGGCAAGTCTGCGGACAAGTTCCTGTCGCTCATCCCCGAGTGCTGTCGCATCAGCACAGCGGCCCTCGGTGACCGGGACGACGAGCCCTTCTGGGGCAAAG TTCTAGGCAGCCCCACGGCCGACTCGCCAGCCCACCAGCGCCCCAGCACGCCGTCCCGCCTGGCCCTCTTCATCCGCCAGCAGAGCGCCGGCTCGTCCCCCTCCCCGTCCTCCGTGGCGGACCCCACGCCCTCCTCCCCTCGCGTAGGCCACCCCTCCGCCCCTCTCTCCCCCGACAGCcccatgcaccaccaccaccaccatcaccaacaaacATCGGGCTCTTCAGACGTCCCCGAGGGGGAGTCGGGCTACCTGGAGTACCTTCGGGACGCGCGGCGGGGCATCGAGCTCTGCTCCTGGGCCTGCCGTGACTGGTCGGCCCCTTACGACGGCGAGGACCCGTCCCCGAACCTGGCACCGCCGCCCCCGCCCCCTCCGACCAGCCACCCCAGCCTGAGCCTGGTGCCCGAGCATTTCGCCCTccagggtggtggaggaggtggctcTGCTGGAGCACCTGGTGCTGGAGGCTCGGCTGCAGGCAGCACGGGCCCACCAGGCGTCCCAGCACCGGGCCCAGGCTCGGGGGAGGCCGGCCAGAAGGAGCGGGCCGCAGTGGTGGCCGCCGCCCGGTCGGAGTGGAGCAGCCACGAGCGGGACAGCGGCGAGTGGGACGTCACCATCACCAAGAACTGCATCAGCCTGACGCCGCGCAGCAAGAAGCGCAGTCTGCAACGCGACCAGATGCCCCTTAACACGGCGCCACTGCACCTGCCGCCGGCCTCGTCGTCCTCCGTGtcatcgtcctcgtcctcgtcgtcATCCTCATCGTCGTCTTCGTCGTCATCAACGTCTTCGTCatcggcagcaacagcagcagctacaGCAATGCCAGGCTCCGCTGTGCCCTCTTCCAACGCCAACGCCACCCCTCAGGTggcaccacacccacaccctcaccaCCATCAGGCCCTGTTCAACGGCACGGGCCGGGGGGACAGCTGCACTGACCTGGCCGACGCGGGCATGGAGGTCAAGAAG gTGAAGAGGGACGTGGATGCCAACACCAGCACGGCGGCCGGTGGCTTCGGTGCTTCGGATCTGGGCCAGAACGGGGCGGTGCAGCAGGTGGGGGCGCTGTGTGCCCCTGAGGCCTGCTTGCAGCTTCAGGGTGACTGCGGGGACCCCCACGGCGGAACCGGTGCCCTCCTCCAGCAAACGCCTCCGCGCGTCTCCTGCCAACCCCAGCCCGCCGGCCCTCCGCTCTCCCGACCGGCCCAGGAGCTGACCAACCCCAACCCAAGCCCAGACGAGGGCCTGCTGACGACGCAGTCACAAGCCCCTAAGATGCTTCCAGAGGCTCCCGctctggcctcctcctcctccgtttctTCCTCCTCCCATCCAAGCCGGGGGCTGGAGTCGGTGGAGAGCCTGATCGAGGAGCTCCTGGAGCGGACGCCGGTGGCCGGAGGAGGGGCTGGggactccttcacctcctcctccaacgGCCAGGGCATCAGCATCGAGGCCTTCCACCAGGAGCTGAGGGAGCTGGAGGAGCGCGTCAGGGAGAGGCGGGCGGCCCAGCAGCAAGCCCTGGaggacctcaccaccaccaccaccagcagctgtAGGGAGATGATGCCAGCGGCGTGTGATGGCGACCCCATAGAGGACGAGGCGTCGGGGCCACTGGAGACTGGAGAGGCCGCGTCCGGAGATGCCAAGATGGACAGCACGGTGGCTGGAGGGTTTTTCAGTCCCGCCAGGCCCATGGGTCAGCCTGCTGCACCGCCATACACTG GGCCCTTCATGATGGTGCTGTTTGCCAAGCTGGAGAACATGCTGCAGAACTCTCTGTATGTGAACATCCTGCTGACGGGCATCGTGTACCAGCTGGCCTGCTATCCACAGCCCCTGATCCGCTCCTTCCTTCTCAACACCAACATGGTCTTCCAGCCCAGCATCAAGTCCCTCATACAG gtcCTGGGCACGGTGAAGAACCGCATCGAGGTGTTTGCTGCCAAGCACGAGGACTTCCCGGCCATGCTGCGCAAGGCGCGCCGCTTCCTGCTGGCGCGCGGCAAGCTGGACTGGAGCGACACGCCCGCCGGGTTACCCAGCCTGCGGCGATCCGACTCCATGG TAAAGAGCCGTAAGCCGTCGCTGGGCGACCTGATCCTGCGCCACACCAACAGCCCCACGCGTGCCCGCCACGCCGCCCAGATGGCCCTGGCGCACGTGCGCGACGGCGGCCAGTCGCTGCACAGCGCCCTGTTCCGCTCGGCCACGCCCTCCGCGTCGGCCTCCACGCTGGAGCGGCAGGCGGAGGCCCTGCGCGTCAAGAACGCCGTCTACTGCGCCGTGGTCTTCTCCGAGTTCCTCAAGGAGCTGGCCGCCCTGGCGCAGGAGCACGCCGTGGCACTGCCCTTCCcccgcaccaccaccacgaccGCCACCGCCGCCATTACCAGGGGATCCGCGGCTGAGGAGTGA